Proteins encoded in a region of the Vicia villosa cultivar HV-30 ecotype Madison, WI linkage group LG5, Vvil1.0, whole genome shotgun sequence genome:
- the LOC131602067 gene encoding protein ENHANCED DISEASE RESISTANCE 2-like, which translates to MMASAEDQNKSEWIDRIRSEGAIPFLDPGKCSNGWTSPPGDAFMVRGPEYFTTKVKIPASGYLLKPLGFDWITSSTKISEILKHPNSRVRKVIEKEFPDGDRPFVWAFNLQLPTKDNYSAVAYFTNKEPVVEGSLMDRFLKGDDAFRNSRLKLIANIVNGPWIVRKAVGEQAICIIGRALSCKYSVTENFMEVDIDIGSSMVASAIVHLAFGYVTTLTVDLAFLIEGQTESELPEKLLGAFRFSNLDPASARTIEPSSVSSTASLQKSLPTRLWYSIGHILHSGSQEDGSSTSQKSN; encoded by the coding sequence ATGATGGCCAGCGCAGAGGATCAAAACAAATCTGAATGGATAGATAGAATAAGATCTGAAGGAGCCATTCCATTTCTTGATCCCGGTAAGTGTTCAAATGGTTGGACTTCACCACCTGGAGATGCATTCATGGTTAGAGGTCCTGAGTATTTTACCACAAAAGTTAAGATTCCAGCGAGCGGTTATCTGCTCAAACCTCTTGGATTTGATTGGATAACAAGTTCAACAAAAATTAGTGAGATTTTAAAGCATCCAAATAGCAGAGTTAGGAAGGTGATTGAGAAAGAGTTTCCCGATGGTGATAGGCCTTTCGTGTGGGCATTCAATCTTCAACTTCCAACCAAAGATAACTATAGTGCTGTTGCATATTTCACAAACAAAGAGCCTGTTGTTGAGGGATCACTAATGGACAGGTTCTTGAAAGGTGATGATGCTTTTAGAAATTCAAGACTCAAGTTGATTGCCAATATTGTTAATGGTCCTTGGATTGTGAGAAAAGCAGTTGGGGAGCAAGCAATTTGCATAATTGGGCGTGCACTTTCGTGTAAATACAGCGTGACAGAGAATTTCATGGAAGTAGATATTGATATTGGATCTTCTATGGTTGCATCTGCAATAGTTCATTTAGCATTTGGTTATGTGACAACTTTGACGGTTGATCTGGCTTTTCTTATAGAGGGGCAAACTGAATCAGAGCTTCCAGAAAAACTCTTGGGTGCATTCAGATTTTCGAACCTTGATCCTGCTTCTGCTAGAACAATTGAGCCATCATCTGTTTCCAGCACTGCTAGTTTACAAAAATCTTTGCCCACGAGATTGTGGTATTCAATTGGGCACATTCTTCATTCGGGTTCTCAAGAAGACGGTTCTTCGACCTCACAAAAGTCTAATTAA
- the LOC131602068 gene encoding F-box protein SKIP16, giving the protein MDLESVGDLAIHMIMENLKPEDIATVSCVSNRFRSFTSDDSLWFKICSTELSLTQPIDHLGNPLPSFKEAYQTWREAFVMYPWSLVKRVKRCWDNIKTWLADNFPEAKDTLCEGATEAEIQELEDVLHVKLPLPTRILYRFHNGQEIGKLDLDIDTDTFGTSLGIIGGYSFYDHLVNVYLLPISQVIQETQQISQNLGFLRRSKYVLVAASSTYSEKFFFLNCTNGQLYVGTRNLLTNRDMMPCVPHNLISLHHELDGENIQDAMLLWLEEHGRRLQRGFIKLIEEGNDKSINLFPEESPLCSTAVTNGVQVRASALVIPELVDVQDDREKYLFSYSIRLSLQPQGCEINGMSYRSCQLYWRHWIIHANDVVVSDVDGEAVIGMYPLLRPGEKEFVYQSCASLPTSSGTVEGSFTFVPGRLVDPRGDPFLATVARFPLQLPDYIF; this is encoded by the exons ATGGATTTGGAATCGGTTGGTGATTTAGCGATTCACATGATTATGGAAAATCTAAAACCCGAAGACATTGCCACCGTTTCCTGTGTCAGCAACAGGTTTAGGTCTTTCACTTCCGATGACTCTCTCTGGTTCAAAATCTGCTCCACTGAACTCTCTCTCACTCAACCAATTGATCATCTCGGAAACCCTCTCCCTTCCTTCAAG gAAGCTTATCAAACATGGAGAGAAGCTTTTGTTATGTATCCTTGGTCGCTTGTTAAGCGTGTGAAAAGGTGTTGGGACAATATAAAAACGTGGCTCGCCGATAATTTTCCGGAAGCTAAGGACACTCTTTGTGAAGGTGCGACGGAAGCTGAGATTCAGGAGTTGGAGGATGTTTTACATGTTAAATTGCCTCTTCCTACGAGGATTCTTTACCGTTTTCATAATGGGCAAGAGATCGGAAAGCTAGATCTTGATATTGATACCGACACCTTTGGTACTAGTTTGGGGATAATCGGAGGTTACTCCTTCTATGATCATTTGGTGAATGTTTATTTGTTACCAATTAGTCAAGTAATCCAAGAGACTCAGCAAATTTCGCAGAATTTGGGATTTTTAAGAAGGTCTAAGTATGTTCTTGTGGCTGCTTCGTCCACGTATAGTGAGAAgttttttttcttaaactgtACCAATGGTCAACTGTATGTTGGGACCAGGAATCTTCTTACCAATAGAGACATGATGCCGTGTGTTCCTCATAATTTGATTAGTTTGCATCATGAGTTGGATGGCGAAAATATACAGGATGCCATGCTACTGTGGTTAGAAGAACATGGTCGCCGTTTACAACGTGGCTTTATCAAACTGATTGAAGAAGGAAATGACAAAAGCATTAATCTTTTCCCAGAAGAATCCCCTCTCTGTTCAACTGCTGTAACCAACGGTGTGCAG GTTCGTGCCTCTGCGTTGGTTATCCCTGAGTTGGTTGATGTTCAAGATGACCGTGAGAAGTACCTATTTTCTTATTCCATCCGCTTGTCCTTACAACCTCAAGGATGCGAGATCAATGGAATGTCATACCGCTCTTGCCAGCTGTATTGGAGGCACTGGATCATTCATGCTAATGATGTTGTAGTATCTGATGTCGATGGAGAAGCTGTTATAGGAATG TACCCACTTTTGCGTCCAGGTGAGAAAGAATTTGTTTATCAGAGTTGCGCATCTCTACCAACATCATCTGGTACCGTTGAAGGTTCATTTACCTTTGTACCTGGAAG ATTGGTAGACCCAAGAGGAGATCCATTCCTAGCTACAGTTGCACGTTTCCCTCTTCAGCTGCCAGACTATATTTTCTGA